A stretch of the Vanacampus margaritifer isolate UIUO_Vmar chromosome 6, RoL_Vmar_1.0, whole genome shotgun sequence genome encodes the following:
- the cracr2b gene encoding EF-hand calcium-binding domain-containing protein 4A isoform X3 yields the protein MSKWLNDGEVLEGQGSGEAVPVSPRPKSLSAGSPRLARGRSLLGSPSPRKAAAAVSPQAETMGKAKQLFVLCDKEGKGFITKRDMQRLQMELPLSPEQLETVFESLDRESNGFLTPLEFSTGLGELMGQTDTAEQREELADKDAGQEDWSEDAATIRLTDILNELGADKLSDSQQELCSLWCELQRERPELLRLLEGILLHAVTHLQDSIRERDSLEHALRRRENEHDQVVRSIYEEMETQIREEREKRLTQESIRQKQRGMQVEEELRLRDQELEIILSRQKENFSLHEVGVQNAAADLRAGKRQGTERGAAQPQPPAARASGEQQGAAAGCYGSVGPITAQRCPGASGPTAKCVQSVKEHAEREG from the exons ATGTCTAAGTGGCTGAATGATGGAGAAGTGCTGGAAGGTCAAGGCAGCGGCGAGGCTGTACCTGTAAGTCCGCGACCTAAGAGCCTGTCAGCAGGGAGCCCTCGACTGGCCAGGGGCCGCAGCCTACTAGGTTCACCCTCCCCTAGaaaggcagcagcagcagtgagCCCACAGGCCGAGACCATGGGGAAGGCCAAGCAGCTGTTTGTGTTGTGCGACAAAGAGGGCAAAGGTTTTATCACAAAGCGGGATATGCAG AGGCTCCAGATGGAATTGCCTCTGTCGCCCGAACAGCTGGAGACCGTGTTTGAGAGTCTGGACCGTGAGAGCAATGGCTTCCTTACACCACTTGAGTTCAGCACAGGACTTG GTGAGTTGATGGGCCAGACGGACACAGCTGAGCAGAGGGAAGAGCTTGCAGACAAAGACGCAGGCCAGGAGGACTGGTCGGAGGATGCTGCTACAATAAGACTTACTGATATACTGAATGAGCTTGGCGCTGACAAACTGTCTGACAG TCAGCAGGAGCTGTGTTCTTTGTGGTGTGAGCTGCAGAGAGAGCGGCCAGAACTGCTCAGGCTCCTGGAAGGCATTCTTCTGCACGCTGTCACACATCTGCAGGACTCCATCAGAGAGCGAGACAGCCTGGAACATGCTTTGCGCAG ACGAGAGAATGAACATGATCAAGTTGTTCGGTCCATATATGAAGAAATGGAAACCCAAATCCGCGAGGAGCGAGAGAAACGCCTGACTCAG GAGAGCATCAGACAGAAGCAGAGAGGCATGCAGGTTGAGGAGGAGTTGAGGTTGCGGGACCAAGAGTTGGAGATAATCTTGAGCAGACAGAAAGAG AATTTCTCTTTGcatgaagttggagtgcagaaTGCAGCAGCTGATCTACGAGCAGGCAAACGTCAAGGAACAGAACGAGGAGCTGCGCAGCCTCAACCTCCAGCTGCAAGAGCAAGCGGAGAGCAGCAGGGAGCAGCTGCAGGCTGCTATGGGTCAGTTGGCCCAATTACAGCTCAGCGCTGCCCAGGAGCAAGTGGCCCGACAGCA